One part of the Bdellovibrio sp. KM01 genome encodes these proteins:
- a CDS encoding flagellar brake protein produces MQLGQNIFKKVPVSEKKFLFRELAHDKIQVSVKGDDDSFFNLIAVQTERDEDLLCHHTSNSKMFTKNQSVVVNFMFKNERYFFRTDLVFSTGWAHLRIDGDLFQLQRRANARIDLPQKYDGVFNLMQHNAQKFFIDCKILDISAGGVRVAMANDIPAFKEGDNIRGTVRLGIRRPIEFELEVRFSSSKDGIQTAGMQFKNVDTRMESRLLSLMVDLQREIFIKYPSQK; encoded by the coding sequence ATGCAACTAGGTCAAAATATTTTTAAGAAAGTTCCGGTTTCGGAAAAAAAATTTCTTTTCCGAGAACTGGCTCATGACAAGATTCAAGTCTCCGTCAAGGGTGATGACGATTCGTTTTTTAATCTGATCGCCGTGCAAACGGAAAGAGATGAAGATCTTCTTTGCCATCACACTTCTAATTCTAAAATGTTCACGAAAAACCAATCGGTTGTAGTGAACTTTATGTTTAAAAATGAACGTTATTTCTTCCGCACAGATCTGGTGTTTTCCACGGGCTGGGCGCATTTAAGAATAGACGGGGATTTGTTCCAGCTGCAAAGACGGGCCAATGCTCGCATTGATCTTCCGCAAAAGTACGATGGCGTATTCAATCTCATGCAGCATAATGCCCAAAAGTTTTTCATCGATTGCAAGATCCTGGATATCAGTGCTGGTGGCGTGCGTGTCGCCATGGCGAATGACATTCCTGCATTTAAAGAAGGCGATAATATTCGCGGCACTGTGCGCCTGGGAATTCGTCGTCCCATCGAATTTGAATTGGAAGTGCGTTTTTCTTCCAGTAAAGATGGAATTCAAACCGCCGGAATGCAATTTAAAAACGTAGACACTCGCATGGAAAGTCGCCTGCTAAGTCTGATGGTGGATTTACAGCGCGAGATTTTCATTAAGTATCCGTCACAGAAATAA
- a CDS encoding transglycosylase SLT domain-containing protein, producing the protein MRTTIAKSVLLSILLSVPMAMAQSNKDELDSFKKALDQFKSGKYEQAIPTFQTIAQNKSEMEEYARYYLSQSFLKTSKLDEAYKELEQIQKLSPNVKMTIDVQTLMGQIALEKKNYKQAADIFTKLEKRTRNTESYPEVIYNLAAAEQGLGKRALMCKWLVKLYEKHPGYSKVAHWEVDLASSKFEGKETACATSTEDFRTRVRYLLFAGLDSRAQTEINVMKTNLAKVDKYLADKLQVQFYMQEGELGKAVDLLKPYYEEKKRDFDYLILFASASARAGEVQLAVGSYYSAYKLSPRSKTGRQALYQSAFLSYQFQDYDGAARRFQEFMKLYPTSGLSKDAKWHLAWLKYLKGDYTGAYKAFAEMQSEKRRNNRAWKTFPNDRVNYWMAMSLFRQGKMVEARNKMTTLSKDPLLGYYAIAAQARLKKMEVIPLQKLATTNLPTTPRMIARFSASEFLMPNVDDVSFRGDDSESEENLMITQYSADDEKESDEEADVEANPDNKSVEVAQGEDGAPAEGDEAAEGGDKAVAFSSPILMKRFERARDLMIIGENEWARWDLYDIEKKTRNRDYLKTLMSEYSTAGHFNRSSYIAQVTFGTTRASQGVEGGRAMWELAYPRAYSDSVDKYTKQFTVPTELVWGIMRAESSYRRDAISPVGALGLMQVMPFTGYKVATLVGDKDFKPPQLLEPDVAVKIGSRYLKRLMDRFDNTIPLVAAGYNAGPHRVKNWLVSFGTLETDEFIEHIPFLETRNYVKRVVSNAYVYAKLYGNKKDLFPYLSEAVPVKVNAELVGKENWDDI; encoded by the coding sequence ATGCGGACCACAATTGCAAAGTCTGTTTTGCTATCTATTTTGCTTTCAGTGCCAATGGCGATGGCTCAGTCTAATAAAGACGAGCTGGATTCTTTTAAGAAAGCTTTAGATCAATTTAAATCTGGGAAATACGAGCAAGCCATCCCTACGTTTCAAACGATTGCTCAAAATAAATCTGAAATGGAAGAGTATGCGCGTTATTACTTGTCGCAATCTTTCCTAAAAACTTCCAAATTGGATGAAGCTTATAAAGAGCTGGAGCAAATCCAAAAACTTTCTCCGAATGTGAAAATGACGATCGACGTGCAAACGTTGATGGGCCAAATCGCGCTTGAAAAAAAGAATTACAAGCAAGCGGCGGATATTTTCACAAAGCTTGAAAAACGCACTCGCAATACCGAATCTTATCCGGAAGTTATTTACAACCTGGCAGCGGCAGAGCAGGGCTTGGGTAAGCGCGCCTTGATGTGTAAGTGGTTGGTAAAACTTTATGAAAAACATCCGGGCTATTCTAAAGTGGCGCATTGGGAAGTGGATCTGGCTTCGTCAAAATTCGAAGGCAAAGAGACGGCTTGTGCCACCAGCACCGAAGACTTCCGTACTCGCGTAAGATACTTGCTTTTCGCAGGTCTTGATTCCCGCGCGCAGACGGAAATCAATGTGATGAAAACCAACCTTGCTAAAGTCGACAAGTATCTTGCAGATAAATTGCAAGTTCAGTTCTATATGCAAGAAGGCGAGCTGGGGAAAGCGGTTGATCTTTTAAAACCCTATTATGAAGAGAAAAAACGCGACTTCGATTACCTGATCCTGTTTGCTTCCGCATCGGCTCGTGCCGGTGAGGTGCAATTGGCGGTGGGTTCTTATTATTCCGCTTACAAGTTATCTCCGCGCTCGAAAACGGGTCGTCAGGCGTTGTATCAATCAGCCTTCCTAAGCTATCAGTTTCAGGACTATGATGGGGCGGCGCGCAGATTCCAAGAGTTCATGAAGCTTTATCCAACATCGGGTCTTTCTAAAGATGCGAAATGGCACTTGGCCTGGTTGAAATATCTTAAAGGTGATTATACGGGCGCTTATAAAGCTTTCGCAGAAATGCAGAGCGAGAAACGCCGTAACAATCGCGCGTGGAAGACTTTCCCGAATGACCGTGTGAATTATTGGATGGCGATGAGTTTGTTCCGCCAAGGAAAAATGGTTGAAGCCCGTAACAAGATGACGACGTTGTCTAAAGATCCTCTTTTGGGTTACTACGCTATCGCCGCTCAGGCTCGTTTGAAAAAGATGGAAGTGATTCCCTTGCAAAAATTGGCGACGACGAATCTGCCAACAACTCCACGCATGATCGCGCGCTTTTCAGCGAGTGAGTTCCTGATGCCAAATGTGGATGATGTCAGCTTCCGCGGTGATGATTCTGAATCGGAAGAGAACTTGATGATCACTCAATACTCTGCTGATGACGAAAAAGAAAGCGACGAAGAAGCCGACGTGGAAGCAAACCCAGACAATAAGTCTGTGGAGGTCGCACAAGGTGAAGATGGTGCTCCAGCCGAAGGTGACGAAGCTGCTGAAGGTGGCGATAAGGCTGTGGCCTTTTCTTCTCCGATTTTGATGAAGCGCTTTGAACGTGCTCGTGATTTGATGATCATCGGTGAAAACGAGTGGGCACGTTGGGACCTTTATGATATCGAAAAGAAAACGCGCAACCGCGATTACCTGAAAACTTTGATGTCTGAGTACTCCACTGCGGGTCACTTTAATCGTTCTTCTTATATTGCGCAGGTGACGTTCGGTACCACGCGTGCTTCTCAAGGTGTTGAGGGCGGCCGTGCGATGTGGGAACTGGCTTATCCGCGCGCGTATTCTGATTCTGTTGATAAATACACAAAGCAGTTCACAGTTCCGACAGAACTTGTTTGGGGCATCATGAGAGCGGAGAGTTCTTACCGTCGCGATGCGATTTCCCCAGTGGGTGCTTTAGGCTTGATGCAAGTGATGCCGTTCACAGGTTATAAAGTAGCAACTTTGGTGGGCGATAAAGATTTTAAACCGCCGCAATTGCTTGAACCAGATGTTGCGGTAAAAATCGGTTCTCGTTACTTGAAGCGTCTGATGGACCGCTTTGATAACACGATTCCATTGGTTGCTGCTGGTTACAATGCGGGACCTCACCGTGTGAAAAACTGGTTGGTGTCTTTCGGTACTTTGGAAACGGATGAGTTCATTGAACACATTCCATTCCTTGAGACTCGTAACTATGTAAAACGTGTTGTGTCCAACGCTTATGTTTACGCAAAATTGTACGGCAACAAAAAGGATCTTTTCCCATACCTATCAGAAGCGGTGCCGGTGAAGGTTAACGCAGAGTTGGTCGGCAAAGAAAATTGGGATGACATTTAG
- the glpK gene encoding glycerol kinase GlpK, protein MSSSFIMAIDQGTTSSRVCIINQAGGLVSEARETFKQIFPQPGWVEHDPEDIWFTTQRSMRLAIEKAKINASAIKAIGITNQRETVMVWDKKTGKSVYNAIVWQCRRTQAQCEKLKKNKKEKMITAKTGLVLDPYFSATKIQWILTNVKGAKERARNGELLAGTVDTYLLSRLTQGESHKTDVTNASRTMLMNIHTGWWDEELTKLFGVPESMLPEICPSNADFGTTRGLGFMPDGIPICGILGDQQSALFGQACYDVGESKCTFGTGSFLLLNTGKKAVKSKNRLLTTIAWKLKDGDMTYALEGGAFVCGAAVQWLRDGLGLFQQSSEIEALAKTVETTDGVEFVPALTGLGAPHWQPEARGVICGLTRGTTKAHIARATLEAMALQNVDILVTMEKDLGKKVRSVRVDGGAAANDLLMQMQADYTGVNVIRPKNLETTALGAAFMAGLGCGFWKDIKEIKKIWATDKEFKVKMSTKERNARKVRWEKALSRV, encoded by the coding sequence ATGTCTTCTAGTTTTATCATGGCGATTGATCAAGGAACAACCAGCTCGAGGGTTTGCATAATCAATCAAGCCGGAGGTCTCGTTTCTGAGGCTCGTGAAACCTTCAAACAAATTTTCCCTCAACCAGGTTGGGTGGAACACGATCCTGAGGACATTTGGTTTACGACACAAAGATCGATGCGTCTGGCGATTGAAAAAGCGAAAATCAATGCTTCAGCGATCAAAGCCATTGGAATCACCAATCAACGTGAAACAGTGATGGTGTGGGATAAGAAAACTGGCAAATCTGTTTACAACGCCATCGTATGGCAATGCCGCCGCACTCAAGCACAGTGTGAAAAATTAAAGAAAAACAAAAAAGAGAAAATGATCACGGCGAAAACCGGTTTGGTGTTGGATCCGTATTTTTCGGCGACGAAAATTCAATGGATTCTTACCAATGTTAAAGGCGCAAAAGAACGTGCTCGCAATGGTGAATTGTTGGCCGGCACTGTGGATACATATTTGCTGTCGCGTTTGACCCAGGGTGAATCCCATAAAACAGATGTTACTAATGCTTCTCGTACGATGCTGATGAACATTCACACAGGCTGGTGGGATGAGGAGCTGACAAAACTTTTTGGCGTGCCAGAAAGTATGCTCCCTGAAATCTGTCCTTCGAATGCTGATTTCGGCACAACCCGCGGTTTGGGTTTTATGCCCGATGGAATTCCTATTTGCGGAATCCTGGGTGATCAGCAGTCAGCTCTTTTTGGTCAGGCTTGTTACGATGTCGGAGAGTCGAAATGTACTTTTGGCACAGGAAGTTTTCTTTTGCTGAACACGGGTAAAAAAGCTGTGAAGTCGAAAAACAGATTGCTCACGACGATTGCCTGGAAACTTAAAGACGGTGACATGACTTATGCACTTGAAGGCGGTGCCTTTGTTTGCGGAGCTGCGGTTCAGTGGCTTCGAGATGGCTTGGGCTTATTCCAACAGTCATCGGAAATTGAAGCGCTGGCAAAAACTGTTGAAACGACGGATGGCGTGGAGTTCGTTCCGGCTTTGACGGGATTGGGAGCTCCTCACTGGCAACCCGAGGCACGTGGCGTGATTTGTGGTTTGACCCGCGGAACGACCAAGGCCCACATTGCGCGTGCGACTTTGGAAGCTATGGCATTGCAAAATGTGGATATCCTGGTCACGATGGAAAAGGACTTGGGTAAAAAAGTGCGCTCTGTGCGAGTTGACGGTGGCGCCGCTGCCAATGATCTGTTGATGCAAATGCAGGCGGACTATACCGGTGTGAATGTGATTCGCCCGAAAAATCTGGAAACGACAGCCTTGGGGGCTGCTTTTATGGCGGGGCTGGGTTGTGGTTTCTGGAAAGACATTAAAGAAATTAAAAAAATCTGGGCAACTGACAAGGAATTTAAAGTTAAAATGTCTACCAAGGAACGTAATGCTCGCAAGGTTCGTTGGGAAAAGGCGTTGAGCAGAGTTTAG
- the radA gene encoding DNA repair protein RadA produces the protein MAKSKNKTVYTCQNCGAQRPRWEGKCSDCGAWNSFVEELQLEEPKTRGWSTGSVEKTSTAPGAGKPVSLDQSLEAIKLDRFDTGFQELNRVLGGGLARGSFVLLGGSPGIGKSTLLLQMAGGLASDKRKILYISGEESVSQTGSRAHRLGIRSPLIEVGAESNLHNVMELARHKKPDVLVVDSIQTMYLSDLQAAPGSVSQVRECAGHLMGLAKQDGIAVILIGHVTKDGTIAGPKVLEHMVDCVLSFDGDTSYDFRLLRTLKNRFGAAHELGVFQMNSKGLEEVLNPSELFLEERGDQLIGSAVFASMEGTRPLLCEVQALTLSTNMAMPRRTSLGIDVNRLHLLTAVLDRHLDVRLSSNDIFVNVVGGLKLVEPAADLAVAAAILSTEGRRDLDAKTVFFGEIGLTGEVRGVSFVESRIKEADKLGFQHFVIPYSNKRHLADLKISGDKKISYIKNVKDLSRLI, from the coding sequence ATGGCAAAATCGAAAAATAAAACTGTCTATACCTGTCAAAATTGTGGAGCCCAGCGACCTCGTTGGGAAGGTAAGTGCTCGGACTGCGGCGCCTGGAATTCTTTCGTCGAGGAATTGCAGCTGGAGGAGCCTAAAACCAGAGGATGGTCGACAGGAAGTGTCGAAAAAACGAGCACTGCACCTGGAGCAGGTAAACCCGTTTCTCTAGACCAAAGCCTCGAAGCGATTAAATTGGATCGCTTTGATACGGGATTCCAAGAGCTGAATCGCGTGCTGGGCGGCGGTCTTGCGCGTGGAAGCTTCGTGTTATTAGGTGGATCACCTGGTATTGGTAAGTCAACTTTGCTTTTACAAATGGCTGGCGGCTTAGCTTCGGACAAGCGCAAAATTCTCTATATCTCTGGCGAGGAAAGTGTCTCCCAAACAGGATCACGTGCTCATCGCTTAGGGATACGTTCCCCGCTGATTGAAGTGGGTGCTGAATCCAACCTTCATAACGTAATGGAACTGGCTCGTCATAAAAAACCAGATGTCTTGGTCGTCGACTCGATTCAAACAATGTATTTGTCTGATTTGCAGGCAGCTCCGGGTTCAGTTTCTCAGGTGCGTGAGTGCGCCGGGCATTTGATGGGTCTTGCAAAACAAGACGGCATTGCCGTGATCCTGATCGGTCACGTCACCAAAGACGGAACAATTGCTGGTCCCAAAGTGCTGGAACATATGGTGGACTGCGTGCTTTCCTTTGATGGTGACACGTCTTATGATTTCCGCTTGCTAAGAACTTTGAAAAATCGTTTCGGTGCCGCTCATGAATTGGGCGTGTTCCAAATGAACTCCAAAGGTTTGGAGGAAGTTTTAAATCCTTCGGAACTTTTTCTGGAAGAGCGTGGGGATCAACTGATCGGTTCCGCTGTCTTCGCTTCAATGGAAGGAACTCGCCCACTTTTATGTGAAGTGCAGGCGCTGACTCTTTCCACGAATATGGCGATGCCTCGTCGTACTTCTTTGGGTATTGATGTCAACCGTCTGCATTTATTGACGGCGGTTTTGGATCGTCACTTGGATGTGCGCCTTTCCAGCAATGATATCTTCGTAAATGTCGTCGGTGGTTTGAAATTGGTGGAGCCGGCAGCGGATTTAGCAGTGGCGGCTGCCATTTTATCAACGGAAGGTCGTCGTGATCTTGACGCAAAGACTGTTTTCTTTGGAGAAATCGGTTTGACGGGCGAAGTTCGCGGGGTTTCATTCGTTGAAAGCCGTATCAAAGAGGCTGATAAGCTCGGCTTCCAACATTTTGTCATTCCGTACTCAAACAAACGCCACCTGGCGGATTTGAAAATTTCTGGTGATAAAAAGATTTCTTACATCAAAAACGTCAAAGATTTGAGCCGTCTGATTTAA
- a CDS encoding Crp/Fnr family transcriptional regulator: MSALEQLHKQEYKAGEFIFFQGDVEKHFYIIETGTVKICTLDRAGKEVEINRIADGESFGEFALLDNAPRSASAKCVTDVVVVRVSEDGFQELLNDLPVWANCMLKSFVGRLKKIMDEQKDQQV; encoded by the coding sequence ATGTCAGCACTCGAGCAGTTACACAAACAGGAATATAAAGCCGGCGAATTTATTTTCTTTCAAGGCGACGTAGAAAAGCATTTCTACATCATCGAAACCGGCACAGTTAAAATCTGCACCCTGGATCGCGCGGGCAAAGAAGTGGAAATCAACCGCATTGCCGATGGTGAATCCTTTGGCGAGTTCGCTCTGTTAGACAATGCTCCCCGCTCCGCTTCTGCAAAGTGCGTGACAGACGTGGTGGTGGTTCGAGTTTCTGAAGACGGATTTCAAGAACTTTTAAACGATCTCCCTGTCTGGGCCAACTGCATGCTGAAATCATTTGTGGGCCGTCTGAAAAAAATAATGGACGAACAAAAAGACCAACAAGTTTAA
- the hutI gene encoding imidazolonepropionase — translation MILIRDISTLLTMAGAASKDGRRVTEADLGISQKQAILIDKGVIQWIGPSGKVPKQFAKSKIKEVSAKGLTVLPGFIECHTHLIYAGNRAAEFELRNNGVSYQEIAAKGGGILSTMKNTRQSSVGELARTGQERLDHFVSQGVTTVEIKSGYALNLKDEMKVLQSVQKLEGARTVATFLGAHALPPEFKTYESYLQHLGDVVLPQVKKKKLASRVDVFIEKGFFPLAESEKYLRRAQELGFDVLIHADQMTLSGGADLAVKLGALSGDHLLQITDKEIKNLANSNVTCVMLPTADLYTRTNYPKAKELIEAGARVALATDFNPGTSPTQELNLVGLLARLEMKMTLPQVLSAYTVGAAHALNLHKEIGSLEVGKSADILCIDQSWDCLFYSVGERPKKLVFSRGKKIFDSLK, via the coding sequence ATGATTTTAATTCGCGATATTTCGACATTATTGACGATGGCAGGGGCGGCTTCCAAAGATGGCCGTCGTGTGACTGAAGCTGATTTGGGAATCTCTCAAAAACAGGCGATCTTAATAGATAAAGGCGTGATCCAATGGATCGGGCCTTCAGGCAAAGTGCCAAAACAATTTGCGAAATCTAAAATCAAAGAAGTCAGCGCCAAAGGTTTGACCGTGTTGCCGGGCTTTATCGAGTGCCACACGCATTTGATTTATGCTGGTAATCGTGCGGCTGAATTTGAACTGCGCAACAATGGAGTTTCCTATCAAGAAATCGCTGCCAAGGGTGGCGGTATTTTGTCGACCATGAAAAACACTCGTCAATCTTCCGTCGGGGAACTTGCACGCACGGGACAAGAGCGCCTGGATCACTTTGTTTCTCAAGGTGTGACGACAGTGGAAATCAAATCCGGTTATGCGCTTAATCTAAAAGACGAGATGAAGGTTTTGCAGAGTGTACAAAAGCTTGAGGGCGCTCGTACGGTCGCGACTTTCTTAGGAGCCCATGCTCTTCCTCCAGAATTTAAAACTTACGAAAGTTATCTGCAGCATCTGGGCGACGTGGTTTTGCCACAAGTTAAGAAAAAGAAACTCGCTTCGCGTGTGGATGTCTTTATCGAAAAGGGGTTTTTCCCTTTGGCAGAGTCTGAAAAATACCTGCGCCGGGCTCAAGAGCTGGGGTTTGATGTTTTGATTCATGCGGATCAAATGACTTTGTCGGGTGGGGCGGATCTTGCTGTTAAGCTGGGGGCTTTATCGGGTGATCATCTTTTGCAAATCACAGATAAAGAAATCAAGAATCTTGCAAACTCCAATGTCACTTGCGTGATGCTGCCGACGGCGGATCTTTATACCAGAACGAATTATCCCAAAGCCAAAGAATTGATCGAAGCAGGGGCCCGCGTGGCACTTGCGACAGATTTCAATCCCGGCACTTCTCCAACTCAAGAATTGAACTTGGTGGGGTTGCTAGCGCGCCTGGAAATGAAGATGACTCTGCCACAAGTCCTATCCGCTTATACCGTAGGTGCGGCCCACGCTTTAAATTTACATAAAGAGATCGGATCTTTGGAAGTTGGCAAGTCTGCTGATATTTTGTGCATTGATCAGAGCTGGGATTGCCTGTTCTACTCGGTAGGTGAACGTCCGAAGAAGCTGGTTTTCTCTCGAGGAAAGAAGATTTTCGACAGCCTTAAATAA
- a CDS encoding Nramp family divalent metal transporter: MNVELPKRKFTQFIGPGVLVAVGYMDPGNWATDLEAGSRFGFNLLCVILFSSVAAMLLQSICVRVGVVTGKDLAELCRDQYRPWVKNILWVLAEIAIIATDIAEVLGTALAFNMILGVWVENGILLTAFNMVFIFILQGKGMRRIEAIVLAFVLMILLCFVVQVFLSSPPWWEVLNGYIPKPSSFNTAHAWYVAIGIMGATVMPHNLYLHTAVVQSRVIKDTPAELKYSIRMITWEVILSLAIAFFINSAILIVSASVFHLNHYYEITEIQDAYKLLSPLLGASAASFLFALALFAAGQSSTITGAIAGQVILEGFMHFHMPVWIRRAIARVLAIIPAWIGVHYMGEHAVGRLLVGTQVILSLQLPFAVVPLLMFACSKTLMKDWALSAKFKAAGWSICAIIIAANVYMLMRLIQE, translated from the coding sequence ATGAACGTTGAGCTTCCGAAAAGAAAATTCACTCAGTTTATCGGTCCCGGTGTTTTAGTGGCCGTTGGCTATATGGACCCGGGTAATTGGGCCACCGATCTTGAAGCGGGTTCCCGTTTCGGTTTCAATCTTCTTTGTGTCATTTTGTTTTCCTCTGTCGCAGCGATGTTATTGCAATCGATCTGCGTACGCGTGGGCGTGGTGACTGGAAAAGATCTGGCAGAACTTTGCCGGGATCAATATCGTCCCTGGGTGAAAAATATCCTATGGGTCTTGGCCGAGATCGCCATCATCGCAACAGATATCGCCGAAGTCTTAGGAACAGCCTTAGCCTTTAATATGATTCTGGGAGTTTGGGTTGAAAATGGGATCTTACTGACGGCATTTAACATGGTCTTTATCTTTATATTGCAAGGTAAAGGCATGCGCAGGATTGAAGCAATCGTGCTCGCGTTTGTCTTAATGATCTTGCTGTGTTTTGTGGTGCAGGTTTTCCTAAGCTCGCCGCCGTGGTGGGAGGTTCTAAATGGTTATATTCCTAAACCCAGCTCCTTCAATACGGCGCACGCGTGGTACGTGGCGATCGGTATTATGGGAGCAACGGTGATGCCGCATAATTTGTACCTGCATACGGCGGTGGTGCAAAGTCGGGTGATCAAGGACACTCCCGCGGAACTGAAATATTCGATTCGCATGATTACGTGGGAAGTGATCTTAAGTTTGGCAATCGCGTTCTTTATTAATTCGGCGATCCTGATCGTGTCGGCATCAGTCTTTCACTTAAATCACTATTATGAAATCACAGAGATTCAGGATGCTTACAAATTGCTAAGTCCTTTATTGGGAGCAAGTGCTGCGAGTTTCTTGTTCGCGTTGGCATTGTTTGCGGCGGGACAAAGTTCAACAATTACAGGAGCCATTGCGGGACAGGTGATCCTGGAAGGATTTATGCATTTCCATATGCCAGTCTGGATTCGCCGCGCGATTGCGCGAGTCCTGGCGATCATCCCAGCATGGATTGGTGTGCATTATATGGGCGAGCACGCTGTCGGAAGACTGCTGGTGGGAACACAAGTGATCTTAAGTCTGCAGTTGCCGTTTGCGGTGGTTCCGCTGTTGATGTTTGCTTGTTCTAAAACTCTGATGAAAGACTGGGCTTTGTCTGCAAAGTTTAAAGCGGCGGGGTGGAGTATTTGTGCCATCATCATCGCAGCCAACGTTTATATGTTGATGCGTTTGATTCAGGAATAA
- a CDS encoding ABC transporter permease, translating into MTFSFWVRFLLNKAIEIIASLAVLVALSFLLLKALPGGPFDNEAALHPTVRAALTEQWGLQGSTVSQIAKYFGSLVRGDLGVSMAHPDLRISTMIANGFSNTLSLNLISLVLVLVGAFALSLLSQRYNGGLFEKSVDQLMITFISLPSLFWGPLLIYLFGFYFNLLPTAFLTSPVNYILPVLTLSLRPMASLVRLLKTSLKENYRLDYVRTAKAKGVEEGDVLLHHVLRNSMIPFLSYLGPLLVGLLSGSFLVEMLFAIPGLGGQFIMALGDRDYTLIVGLTLFYGTLLIIVNSLIDILMRAVDPRIQEEM; encoded by the coding sequence ATGACATTTAGTTTCTGGGTGCGTTTTTTACTTAATAAGGCGATCGAGATTATTGCGTCACTGGCGGTGCTAGTGGCGCTTAGTTTTTTGTTGCTGAAGGCGTTGCCTGGTGGACCTTTTGATAATGAGGCGGCTCTTCATCCGACGGTTCGTGCGGCCTTAACCGAGCAGTGGGGGCTTCAGGGTTCCACTGTGTCTCAGATTGCCAAATATTTTGGTTCGTTGGTTCGAGGTGATTTGGGTGTGTCGATGGCTCATCCGGATCTGCGAATTTCCACAATGATCGCAAATGGCTTTAGTAATACTTTAAGCTTAAATCTGATTTCACTGGTGTTGGTGCTCGTGGGTGCCTTCGCTTTGTCTCTGCTGTCTCAGCGGTACAATGGCGGCTTGTTTGAAAAGAGCGTCGATCAGTTGATGATCACGTTTATTTCTTTACCCAGTCTTTTCTGGGGGCCTTTACTGATTTATCTGTTTGGATTTTATTTTAATCTTCTGCCGACGGCGTTCTTAACTTCTCCGGTGAATTATATTTTGCCAGTTTTGACTTTAAGTCTGCGGCCGATGGCTTCATTAGTTCGCTTGCTTAAGACGTCCTTGAAAGAAAACTACCGCCTGGATTACGTGCGCACGGCCAAAGCCAAAGGCGTGGAAGAGGGCGATGTCCTGCTTCATCACGTGCTTCGTAATTCCATGATTCCGTTTTTAAGCTATTTGGGGCCGTTGCTTGTGGGCTTGCTATCTGGTTCCTTCCTGGTAGAAATGCTTTTTGCTATTCCAGGTTTGGGTGGGCAGTTCATCATGGCTTTAGGCGATCGCGATTACACCTTGATCGTGGGTCTGACTTTGTTTTATGGAACTTTACTAATCATTGTAAATTCCCTGATTGATATTCTGATGCGCGCCGTGGATCCAAGAATTCAGGAGGAGATGTGA
- a CDS encoding lysophospholipid acyltransferase family protein: MMNFLQKPNEKIFGLKNLDKDTLIFRVLPRFLLEILRKYFRMEILGAENIPRRGACVIAPNHSGYSGFDAFLLGHIVQQEGKRVPRVLTHHFWFLTETTAIPAHKMGFTEATYENGVNSLKKGNAIVLFPEGEAGNFKPTSKRYQLQEFKRGFVRMALETQSPIVPVVILGAEETHINLKKLKFTKFLKGSVIPLPLNIIPLPAKWRIRFLEPIHLPYKPEAVEDAELVHEIAQDIQEKMQAAIEEEIQKRGNPFL, encoded by the coding sequence ATGATGAATTTCTTGCAGAAACCCAACGAAAAAATCTTCGGATTGAAGAACCTCGACAAGGACACCTTGATCTTTCGAGTGCTTCCCCGTTTTCTGCTTGAGATCCTTCGCAAATACTTCCGTATGGAAATTTTAGGGGCCGAAAATATTCCCCGCCGTGGCGCCTGTGTGATCGCTCCCAACCACTCGGGATACTCGGGATTCGATGCTTTTTTGCTTGGGCACATCGTCCAACAAGAAGGCAAACGAGTTCCAAGGGTTTTAACTCACCATTTTTGGTTTTTAACAGAAACGACCGCTATCCCCGCTCACAAAATGGGTTTTACGGAAGCGACCTATGAAAACGGCGTGAACTCACTTAAAAAAGGAAATGCCATCGTACTTTTCCCCGAGGGCGAAGCCGGAAACTTTAAACCGACTTCAAAACGCTATCAATTGCAGGAATTCAAACGCGGTTTTGTGCGTATGGCTTTAGAAACTCAAAGCCCCATTGTTCCGGTGGTGATTTTGGGAGCAGAAGAAACCCATATCAATCTAAAAAAGCTTAAATTCACCAAATTCCTAAAAGGTTCGGTGATTCCACTTCCTTTGAATATCATCCCGTTGCCAGCAAAATGGCGCATTCGTTTCCTGGAACCCATTCACCTGCCTTACAAACCAGAAGCGGTTGAAGACGCCGAATTGGTGCACGAAATCGCCCAGGACATTCAAGAAAAAATGCAGGCAGCGATCGAAGAAGAAATCCAAAAACGCGGAAATCCATTCTTGTAG